One part of the Gossypium raimondii isolate GPD5lz chromosome 1, ASM2569854v1, whole genome shotgun sequence genome encodes these proteins:
- the LOC105782357 gene encoding BTB/POZ domain-containing protein At1g55760, producing MTESAYRVETTARLAQWRIDNLAFCTYRKSDPFKIGNWNWHLSMEKNRVLYVKLYPEISNLTRDNPPIASFIIRVVCSAGDRKAFTHPEIKDKQLKSNEDFVWPIEVPLTGKFIIDVEFLDLKTASPNGGEPCSIWAEGLTQKQSNATALACLGRMLTQSIHTDIIINASNGSIGAHRAVLSARSPVFHSMFSHNLQEKELSTINISDMSIEACQALLCYIYGNIKHEEFLAHRLALLRAADKYDISDLKEACHESLLEDIDTKNVLERLQNAALYQLPKLKSSCMRYLVRFGKIYDIRDDFNAFLQCADRELITDIFHEVLNTWKGF from the exons ATGACCGAGTCTGCTTACAGAGTCGAAACCACCGCTCGTCTTGCTCAATGGAGGATAGATAATCTTGCCTTTTGCACTTACCGCAAATCCGATCCTTTCAAGATCGGCAACTGGAATTG GCATTTGTCAATGGAGAAGAACAGGGTATTGTATGTTAAATTATACCCAGAAATTTCGAATCTAACAAGAGACAATCCCCCAATTGCATCCTTCATCATCCGAGTTGTATGCTCAGCAGGGGATCGAAAGGCTTTCACTCATCCAG AAATAAAAGACAAACAGCTGAAGAGCAACGAAGATTTTGTCTGGCCGATCGAGGTTCCTTTGACGGGGAAATTCATAATCGACGTTgaatttcttgatctaaaaacCGCATCTCCAAAC GGTGGGGAACCTTGCTCCATTTGGGCTGAAGGACTCACACAAAAGCAATCAAATGCCACAGCTCTTGCATGCCTTGGTCGGATGTTAACACAAAGCATCCACACAGATATCATTATTAATGCTTCTAATGGAAGCATTGGAGCTCATCGTGCTGTTCTTTCTGCACGATCGCCTGTTTTTCACAGCATGTTTTCACATAACCTGCAAGAAAAAGAACTGTCAACCATAAACATATCTGACATGTCAATTGAAGCTTGTCAGGCTTTGCTATGTTACATTTATGGAAACATCAAACATGAAGAATTCCTGGCTCACCGGCTGGCACTTCTCCGGGCAGCTGATAAGTATGATATATCGGATTTGAAAGAGGCCTGCCACGAGAGTCTCCTAGAAGATATTGATACAAAGAATGTCCTTGAGAGACTCCAAAATGCAGCTTTATACCAATTGCCAAAACTCAAGTCCAGTTGCATGCGATATCTTGTGAGATTTGGCAAGATATATGATATTCgagatgattttaatgctttccTGCAATGTGCAGACAGGGAGCTGATAACTGATATATTCCATGAAGTTCTAAATACCTGGAAAGGATTCTAA